A DNA window from Deltaproteobacteria bacterium contains the following coding sequences:
- a CDS encoding periplasmic heavy metal sensor: protein MTDSPTRRSLWREILAGALLCALVLGVALAAAPPDAFAGHGRHDWGGDPERAQKHARFMTGFVLDEVDATPEQTEQVTAIVLAFVQEAQALRELHQERRELLLAELSRPEISRESIQALRAQELASIDALSQKLADAVVDAASILTPEQRARLVEYAEEMHGRHGH from the coding sequence ATGACCGATTCCCCGACCCGTAGATCGCTCTGGAGGGAGATCCTGGCTGGCGCGCTGCTCTGCGCGCTCGTGCTCGGCGTCGCGCTGGCGGCAGCGCCGCCCGACGCGTTCGCCGGACACGGACGACACGACTGGGGCGGCGACCCCGAGCGCGCGCAGAAGCACGCGAGGTTCATGACCGGCTTCGTGCTCGACGAGGTCGACGCCACGCCCGAGCAGACCGAGCAGGTGACGGCGATCGTGCTCGCCTTCGTGCAGGAGGCGCAGGCGCTTCGCGAGCTGCACCAGGAGCGGCGCGAGCTGCTTCTGGCCGAGCTCTCCCGCCCGGAGATCTCGCGCGAGTCGATCCAGGCGCTTCGCGCCCAGGAGCTCGCCTCGATCGACGCGCTCTCGCAGAAACTCGCGGACGCGGTCGTCGACGCGGCCTCGATTCTCACCCCGGAGCAGCGTGCCCGGCTGGTCGAGTACGCGGAAGAGATGCACGGGCGCCACGGTCACTAG
- a CDS encoding MFS transporter: MAAPAPAPESRPAPAPALEIDRVTPYLGFLFVLLSTATLFDGFDAAMIGFAAPDVRASLGIDLAQWGLINGITRMGVMASFVFLFFADSVGRRRVMMLTVIGFTLANGATALVTDKIQFTALQLVARLFLTAEYSLAIIMIGEEFPARLRGRAIAFLTSLATVGVMLMAKIQPYVLVPEGAPGNPLRDLGQGLVSTAQSALGLEIDFASWRALYALGLLPLLLVLVLRVAMRETRRFDAERERKAAAPRRSFGDLLREAGLPWRSQYRRRSAIVALLWNSVFIVTGPSTVFWVIYAREQLGLTTHQVGDIIFWGYGGGVAGHFVAGWLIDRIGRKYTCAGFYVLAAISIYLLYHVPSVAGQYLWMVMTVFCFAAANTSTHVYASELFPTEIRATGYGWTTNLAGRVTEVLTPIFIGLLIAPLGIPGAIAVVAAGPIVGALLVLRYAPETRGLTLEQIASQLHESLPAGRKPERADT, from the coding sequence GTGGCAGCCCCCGCGCCCGCACCGGAGTCGAGGCCCGCACCCGCACCCGCGCTCGAGATCGACCGAGTGACGCCCTATCTCGGCTTCCTGTTCGTGCTGCTCTCGACCGCGACGCTCTTCGACGGCTTCGACGCGGCCATGATCGGCTTCGCGGCGCCGGACGTGCGCGCCTCGCTCGGCATCGACCTGGCGCAGTGGGGCCTGATCAACGGGATCACGCGGATGGGCGTGATGGCCTCGTTCGTGTTCCTGTTCTTCGCCGACAGCGTCGGACGCCGCCGCGTGATGATGCTGACGGTGATCGGCTTCACGCTCGCCAACGGCGCTACGGCGCTGGTCACCGACAAGATCCAGTTCACGGCGCTGCAGCTCGTGGCGCGGCTCTTCCTCACCGCGGAGTACTCGCTCGCGATCATCATGATCGGCGAGGAGTTCCCGGCGCGGCTTCGCGGCCGCGCGATCGCGTTCCTGACCAGCCTGGCCACCGTCGGCGTCATGCTGATGGCGAAGATCCAGCCGTACGTCCTGGTTCCCGAGGGCGCGCCGGGAAATCCGCTGCGCGACCTGGGCCAGGGCCTGGTCTCGACCGCGCAGTCGGCGCTCGGGCTCGAGATCGACTTCGCCAGCTGGCGCGCGCTCTACGCGCTCGGACTGCTGCCGCTGCTGCTCGTGCTGGTGCTGCGGGTCGCGATGCGCGAGACGCGCCGCTTCGACGCCGAGCGCGAGCGCAAGGCGGCCGCACCCAGGCGCAGCTTCGGCGATCTCCTGCGCGAGGCCGGCCTGCCCTGGCGATCGCAGTACCGCCGCCGCTCGGCGATCGTCGCGCTGCTCTGGAACTCGGTCTTCATCGTCACCGGTCCGTCGACGGTCTTCTGGGTGATCTACGCGCGCGAGCAGCTCGGGCTCACGACTCACCAGGTCGGCGACATCATCTTCTGGGGCTACGGCGGCGGCGTCGCGGGTCACTTCGTCGCCGGCTGGCTGATCGACCGGATCGGGCGCAAGTACACCTGTGCGGGCTTCTACGTCCTCGCCGCGATCTCGATCTACCTGCTGTATCACGTGCCGTCGGTCGCGGGTCAGTACCTGTGGATGGTGATGACGGTGTTCTGCTTCGCGGCGGCGAACACCTCCACGCACGTCTACGCCTCGGAGCTGTTTCCGACCGAGATCCGCGCCACGGGCTACGGCTGGACCACGAATCTCGCGGGCCGGGTCACGGAGGTGCTGACGCCGATCTTCATCGGCCTTCTGATCGCGCCGCTCGGAATTCCGGGCGCGATCGCGGTCGTGGCCGCGGGGCCGATCGTCGGGGCGCTGCTGGTGCTGCGCTATGCCCCCGAGACCCGCGGCCTGACGCTGGAGCAGATCGCGAGCCAGCTTCACGAATCTTTACCTGCGGGACGAAAGCCGGAAAGAGCGGACACCTAG
- a CDS encoding MFS transporter — MSGVVPDRPDAPVSSGYRAYALGLLVVVYVLNFIDRQILTILAKPIADELQFSDSQLGLLTGPAFALFYTFAGIPIARWADVGVRRSIIALALLIWSGMTALTSLAGSLGQLALARIGVGVGEAGCSPPAHSLISDLFPIERRATALAIYSLGIPIGGALGSLLGGWLGELYGWRIAFLAVGLPGVLLAAVVRLTLREPKRAVVHGRESVREVFSFMLRRRAFVHMSIGAALHAFYGYGAGAFVPVFLMRVHGLALGELGTWLAAIGLTTGVLGTYLGGAVSDRLASLEVRWYMRVPAIASVLAVPFSLLFYLWPDGRTALLLSIPGSLLGPIYLGPTFAMTQTLVRPQMRALASAILLFIINLIGLGLGPFFVGVLSDALKPSYGIDSVRYALLGTVVVGALWSSLHYMLAARTLAEDLRAKDA; from the coding sequence GTGAGTGGAGTCGTTCCAGATCGGCCGGACGCACCGGTCAGCAGCGGGTATCGCGCGTACGCGCTCGGGCTGCTGGTCGTGGTCTACGTGCTGAACTTCATCGATCGGCAGATCCTGACCATCCTGGCCAAGCCGATCGCGGACGAGCTGCAGTTCTCGGACTCTCAGCTCGGCCTGCTCACCGGGCCGGCGTTCGCGCTCTTCTACACGTTCGCCGGGATCCCGATCGCGCGCTGGGCCGACGTGGGCGTGCGCCGCTCGATCATCGCGCTCGCGCTCCTGATCTGGAGCGGCATGACCGCGCTCACCTCTCTCGCCGGCAGCCTCGGCCAGCTCGCGCTGGCGCGAATCGGTGTCGGCGTGGGCGAGGCCGGCTGCAGCCCCCCCGCGCACTCGCTGATCTCGGATCTGTTCCCGATCGAGCGGCGCGCGACCGCGCTTGCGATCTACTCGCTCGGCATTCCGATCGGCGGAGCGCTCGGCAGCCTGCTCGGCGGCTGGCTGGGCGAGCTCTACGGCTGGCGCATCGCGTTCCTCGCGGTGGGCCTGCCGGGCGTGCTGCTCGCGGCGGTGGTGCGCCTGACGCTTCGCGAGCCGAAGCGCGCGGTCGTGCACGGCCGCGAGAGCGTGCGGGAGGTGTTCTCGTTCATGCTGCGCCGGCGCGCGTTCGTGCACATGTCGATCGGCGCCGCCCTGCACGCCTTCTACGGCTACGGCGCGGGCGCGTTCGTCCCGGTGTTCCTGATGCGCGTGCACGGGCTCGCGCTCGGCGAGCTCGGCACCTGGCTCGCCGCGATCGGACTCACCACGGGCGTGCTCGGCACGTATCTCGGCGGCGCGGTCTCGGACCGGCTCGCATCGCTCGAGGTGCGCTGGTACATGCGCGTGCCGGCGATCGCCTCGGTCCTCGCGGTGCCGTTCTCGCTGCTGTTCTACCTCTGGCCCGACGGGCGCACCGCGCTTCTGCTCTCGATTCCCGGCTCGCTGCTCGGGCCGATCTACCTGGGTCCGACCTTCGCCATGACCCAGACCCTGGTCCGCCCGCAGATGCGCGCGCTCGCGTCCGCGATCCTGCTCTTCATCATCAACCTGATCGGGCTCGGCCTGGGCCCGTTCTTCGTCGGCGTGCTCTCGGACGCATTGAAGCCGAGCTACGGCATCGACTCGGTGCGCTACGCGCTTCTCGGCACGGTCGTGGTCGGCGCGCTCTGGTCGAGCCTGCACTACATGCTCGCCGCGCGCACGCTGGCCGAAGACCTGCGGGCGAAGGACGCCTGA